The DNA sequence AGGTCCTCGTAATGCGTTGTTGAAGTTTGGGAGGTTGTATCTGTGGCCTGCCATTATCCATTCAGCCGTTCTCTCTGTAGGCCTGCAGAGATGTTAGATCGAGCATAACTCTGCTGTAAATCAGTGCAGAATTCTCATCATCATTGCTTGTTCTAGGAGCTGGTCAATTATTGCATCTGATAATCACCAATTTTCCATTTATCactaaaattttctttaaagtaACTTAGCGCTACATTGGCTCTGATCTGTAGTCACTGCTGCATGATCTCTTGTGATGGTTACACTTCATGAGTCAATATATCAACACTGGAAAATAGAAGTTCTCTTTTacttaaacagtaaaacataaaatcaatAAAGAGTAGACATTTCAATGAAATTTGGTGTTTGGGGCTTGTGTTATTTTGGATCCAGGGTATAGGTATAAAAATAGTTGCTTATTGTTCCTTTAGGTCTGTTCATAACAATCTCCTAACATGCCACACTGTGTGCATTGATTTATCTTCATGCTCTGTGAAACATGTCCAGGATCAGCTGATATGAAATAGCCCTAACACATTAGTCAACCGTTTTCAATCTAAAAACTATGTCCATTTTGTTATCAATGCGGTTCTTTCCTATTTTCAGACCACTTGTTTGTGTACTTCATCCTAGCCTCAGGTCTGCCCTGGATGAACTGGATGCTGATGTTACAGAGCTGGTTAACCTCTTCATCCCCCTTTAAAGAGTCCATTGGTAGTCACTGTGGACAGGCACTCACAGCTTCATTATTTAAGATTCCTGTCCCGTAGTTTCCAAATGTGTCAAACACATCCAGCCAGATTACAGAGCTAATGAGCATACAAAATGTAAAGTTCCATTTAATTAATGGTACAGCTGTAAAACGGTTAGGTTGGGAAAATGCCATGAGatgttttaaaaagtacagTTATTGAATTTTCAACCTGAATTTGAAGCTGCCTAGTGAAGCAAGGACAATACCTGGAGTGTATTAATTCATGTGGTTAAACATACCGTTGtaatactttattttgtttattcatcatttgtttaaccaggttagtcccactgagatcagagatcttttttacaagggagacctggccGAGAGGGCAGCAGCATCgtcacattaaaagaaaaaacaaaacagtaaacaacagataaaattgACAACATTAAACTTGTTCACATGTaacacttgcacacagacaaagtAGACTGTAATGATTTCACCAGAACTTTAAACTCAATGAGTGGAACAAGGACTTGAAGTTGAGATTGTAATTTATTCCAAGCATCAGgtgcagaaaacctaaatgctttCTTGTCCAGTTCAGATCGTACTTTGAGGATGATAAATTACAGAATATTTATAGATGGGAGATTGagacttccatgtttccttgttaaaagacaagacagaTGTTAAGGAACAGTACCCAGAATTATAAGCCAGTAGGAAGGAACTGTACAACTGTACAAACATTTACAACACATTTAGtgtatttgcttgtttgttgcAGGTGACCCACAATCAGCTGAATGTTCTGGACCTGTCCTGGCTGGAGGAAGGATCTGAGCTGGCCCACGATGAACTAGAACCTCTGTCTCGTAACATGGCTGCGTCTCTACGGCAACTCATTGACCAACGAGACAAAGCCAGTGAGGTACAGAGTTTACGGTTATCATCTCCCCAACACCATCTGCCTTCACGCAGCCTCATATTATCTGTATTTCACTATGGCCtcactgtggttgttttgttgtagaCGGTATTTTTATTACTGTGACTCAAGTGCTGGTTTGCAGCATCCATCAGTGCAAAGCTGTTTTCCACTTTAACACACTAAAATCATTGAAATGCCTTTCAGGTGATTGTAGATCTCACCCAGGAGAGGGACTACTTCTCCAGTCAGCAGCCCCAGGAAGGATGCAGGAACCTGGGCATGAGCAGTCCGGAGCGTGGGCAGAATTCTGGAGGCGTGGGAGTGAACGGTGGTTTGGCTGTGTCCACGCTGACCAAAGAGGAGAAGCAGCATCTGTCTGTGGAACTAGCCGATACCAAGTCCAAGCTCCGCAGATACAGACAGGAGCTGTGAGTCTTTTAATCCAACTAAACAGTCAAGAAAATATgcacaaatattcaaaaaaaaggtaaaataaagtCCATCTGATGCTAATGAGTTGTAAATCTTCCAGTGGGACTAAGCAGCAGTTCAGACACACTGTGGGAGGTTAGAGTCCAAAAGGTTTCTGTGGGCTTCACTGGTTTAAGGTTGCAATGTGgtgacaaaagcagcagctggAAGTCATTATGCAGCCAACATAGCTTATTATGCTGTCTCATTCTGATAAACCCATAGTGTAATCATACACTGGATCCATATATTTAGAGAATAACTACACACTCCAACCACCAAAAGCAATTCTGTCTGGGGTCGTTAACCAAATATAATCAGGACTTACAGTAGGACAAGTCTACTGGATGTGTCATTGGTGACTGTTGTCAGACTCTTCAATTACTGTCAACGTATGTAGAAATTAATGGGGTGTAGGGCTGATTATGTAGGctaatgagtgtgtgtgtgtgtgtgtgtgtgtgtgtgtgtgtgtgtgtgtgtgtgtgtgtgtgtgtgtgtgtgtgtgtgtgtgtgtgtgtgtgtttgcagggagGAGAAGACGGAGCAGCTGATGGATTCAAAACATGAAGTGGAGCGTCTGGATCAGGAGTTACAGCGACTGAAACAAGAGGTCAGGACCTGTTTGTTAACAGCTGTTTCACATCTGTCTGACTAAAGGCagggtttttttctgcaaaGAAGCTCTTCCTGTTAAATTACAGTCTTATTGCACTAGCTGTACTCAGCCTGATCATGCTTACTGTCATGTGTACTCAACCCCCCAAAGGCAGCAAACACCCTGTCaaggaaaataaagtgaaagcaAGCTagattgtgtgttttcttgggttgcAACACAAGACTTTGTCTGGATTCTATACAAGAATAGACTTAATCAAACCTAAATGAAAAAATTTCCCACTTTCCCTGAAAAACGGTCTGAAATAGCAAAGATCAGatgtcagatttttctttaCACAAAGCTTCACTTGCCTTGGTTTAACATGCTTTCAGTGCTTCAGATAGAGTGATGCCACCTCTATGTGTGACTACTCTgattgtattttacagatattttactgcttatgTTGCTTTGATGCTCTTCTCCCATCTCTCCTGTGTAAACAGAGCAGGACTGCTGGTCTGGAAAATTAGTTTTCTCACAGATGTGTAGTTCaaaatccaatgattccttctttttctacagtttctggctctgaaaatGGTCAGATTTGGGCAGTTTTTTAAACAGAAGATGCCGTTAAAATCAACCTGCTGCTTATAAATTCCAGTGCTGCACTTCTATTTCCTCACATTTTTCAGCAGCTGGTATCAATACATAAAGAGAGCCTTTGTAACTATTCCCTTCTCATTGCACAAAATAGATTTATCTGATGTAATAAGTGGATGTCTGTGAGCAGCTCAGAATGGTCTCAGCACAGTGTTTGCATAAGAAATGATGAATGAGATAATAAATATATAGAAGTTCAGCCAAACACTCActagaagaagtgctgccataCATTAGTTTGTTACCTAAACTTAAACGTTGAATTAGTTTGTGACGCAATCAGCTGCTGTGGTCCACCTGGAATACAAATCTAAGTGTTCTTCTTGCAGGTTTCCTACATCCTGTGTGCATCTTGGAGATAAACTGTttcgttttgtgtgtgtttcagaacCAGTCGCTGTCTTGTGAGGCTCGTTCAGTCCGAGTGTACCGAGACGAGGTGGACTCGCTGAGGGAACGAGCAGCTCGGGTCGACCGGCTGGAGACGGAACTGACCAGATGTAAAGAGAAACTCAATGACGTCCACTTCTACAAGACCAGAGTGGAGGTACACATCAGGACACACTAAACCATCACAGTATGAATAGCTCAGATGGTAGACAGCATCATTCACTCAGTACTGGGTCAGCGCTGCAGTCCCTCAGCTTCTTCTGTCCACATGTCAttagtgtgtgagtgtgtatgttaGAATGTCTGCTAAATGCTAAAGCATCATATATGTGCAGTCCATTTAGCTCGATATTAAAGCTACATTGTCGACATTATGAGTGACTCCATTTCctagaatttattttttcatgtattaagggttttaatatttttgctatattttcatACACAGTTGTCTCTGTGTCTTGTCTTGCGTTCAATCTCTCTGTAATAACACAGCCTTAAAACCCCTAATAATATGCGCTGATATACACTACTGCTCAGAAGTAtcaggtcacttagaaatgcccttatttttgaaaaaaaaattttttctatgacgatcacattaaatgaatggtaaatccagtgtagatgttgttcatgtgctaaatgactattctgtatttttactatatttttactgtatttttactatattttttactgtatttttactatatttttactatatttttttactatatttttacctgtatttttattattttactgtatttttatgatatCTTTACTACAATTTTGCTatattttaactgaatttactatatttttactgtatttttactatatttttactgaatttttgctatatttttcactgcatttttatctttttactgtatttttgcgatattttttaatacatttttgctatatttttgctgtatttttactatattttttgctacatttttgctatatttttactgtgtttttactatgttttttgctgtatttttactatattttactgtattttattacactgctgttcaaaagtttgggctcacttagaaatgtccttatttttcaaagaaaagcatttttttcaatgaagataacattaaatgaatgataaatccagtgtagacactgttaatgtggtaaatgactattctagctggaaacagctgatttttaatggaatatctccatagaggtacagaggaacatttccagcaaccatcactcctgtgttctaatgctacattgtgttagctaatggtgttgaaaggctcattgatgattagaaaacccttgtgcaggtatgttagtacatggagaaaagtgggagttttcatggaaaacatggaattgtctggatgaccccaaacttttgaccggtggTGTACTTAGAGCTATTGAGATGTTTTTCACTAAACCTGACAGCTAAGACTCACACACAATGTGAAGCCACAGTGTAATGGGAGTTGGTGCACACAGTCCTCTtcatgtatctgtgtgtgtgtttggtcaTTCAGGAGCTCCGTGAGGACAACCTGACTCTAATGGAAACGAAGGTGTTGTTGGAGGAGCAGCTGTCAgcctccagggggcgctgtgaTAAACTGCACACACTGGAAAAAGACAATCTGTTACTACGGGCGAAGATCCACGACCTGGAGATGGTAATACTCTGTACTGTACATGTGTAttgtatagatttttattataaaatacaGGTGGTCTATTTTAAATGCCTTCACAATTAAAGTTTAGATACTGAATTGTAAGTATGTCATAATTTGAAATGAGGACTTACTGTATGTgccagatgtttcttttttcccttaTTTTGTCCTTCCATGTCAGGATCAAATATTGCCTTTTGGCACCCTTGGTTTAAAAATACTGGTGTTTCTGAaagtttctgtctctgttaaCTTTGctaatggtgtgtgtgtgtttgtgtgtgtgtgtgtgtgtgtgtgtgtgtgtgtgtgtgtgtgtgtgtgtgtgtgtgtgtgtgtgtgtgtgtgtgtgtgtgtgtgtgtgtgtgtgtgtgtgtgtgtgtgtgtgtgtgtgtgtgtgtgtgtgtgtgtgtgtgtgtgtgcaggaacGGGATAATGAGCGTCggaggctggaggagctggTGGAGGAGAACATGCTGCTGGAGATCGGACAGAAACAGAGCATGAACGAGTCTGCTCATCTGGGCTGGGAGCTGGAACAGCTGACCAAGAACCACGACAACACTAACACAGAGAGTAAGACCCGCTGTCCTGCTCTGTTATGGTCTGTTCTGGTTGATGTTATTGTCTGTATTCTTTTTTAACTGATTCTTTTCTCTGTGGCAGCTCGTAAGTCTCTGGTCCATGAGCTGAATGAGTGCGTTTCTAGCCGGGTGTTGAAGCTGGAGAAGGAGAACCGGGAGCTGCAGGCCTCCATAGAGAGACTGAAGGAGGAGAACCACGTCctgcaggagcagcagctccacaCCCAGGAGCTGGACCGGGAGAACCAGAGCCTCAGCAACAAGGTAGGAGACCTGGATCTGTAGGACTTCAAAAGTTCTGACGTTGATGATACCCAGTAGTCATGTGACACTGAGAATTAATGACAACTAGCATGCAGTAGCTGAACTTATTTTAACTTTTCCACTGTTTGCTACCTATTTGTTTAACTTATTACTGTGGTTTGATGTGTTTGCTTGTTAGTTGGAGCGCCTCCAGGGATTGCTGGACCAGGAGAGAATGACCAATCAGGACATGGAGTCCCTGGGAGAGGAATTACTGAAGGAAAAACAGTGTCTGGAGAGAGAGATGCATGCTCTGAGGGCCACAAAAGATCGACAGGTACTTCATACGCTCAGACAAAATGTTGTTCAGTGTTAATAATAGAGCAAAATGTATCTTCAGGTGACACCCGGTTCCTCATGTCCTGTCCAATCAGATCTCAGAACTGGAGAGCGAGAAGCAGCACCTGTCTGATGCAGTGGCGTCGCTTCAGGAGCGTGCTCAGTCCAACAGCGAGGCGAGGGTCCGTGAGGTGGAGGCTAAGAACCGTTTACTGCATCAGAGCATCACTGACACCAGTTCCCGACTGGCCAGCTTGGAAACCCAACTGAAAGTGGTCAGTGAGGAAGCAGATAGGCTGAGAGAGCGAGCGGGACGATgtgaggaggtggagagagaggctGCCAGACTGGAGAGGAGCAGGGACTCTCTGAGCAGAGAGGTAATGATGTTAAcaaagtgatttatttattcagcatGAATGTGACTGCTGCAGGAATTATTCTGCAagaatcattttctgtcacttccaGGTGGAATCTCTGCGTGAATGCAGCAATCAGTCAGAGGTTCTGGAGAAGCAGGTGTCCAGTTTGGAGCAGGAGGTGCACAAGCTGAAGAGAGAGGCGGAGGAGGCCCAGCGGGAGCTGCAGCGACTGGGGAAGCAGGAGGCAGAAAACAGCCTGCTGTCAAAGGAAAACCTGGACCTCCGCTGCTCCGTGGAAAACCTGCGCTCATCAACCGCTCGCCTGCCCACCCTTCAGGAGGAGCTTCAGGAGgtgcagagagaaagacaggagctgcagaggaggctggaggaggccaGTGAGGAGACAcagggagagaagaagagagcaGAGAGGCTGGAGCTGAACTTGGCTGCTCTGAACCAGGAGAAGCGTCGCTTAGAGGAGGAAGTAGAAAAAAGCAAAGAGGAgagggtagaggtagagagaaaGAGGCGGGAgacacaaagcagagaggaggaacTGAGACGGGAAGTAGAGGAACTGAAGGAGGAGCGGAGaagaagggaggaaggagaTGAAGAGAGGAAGAAGCTCCAGCTGGACCTGGAGCAGTCAGAAAAGGGCAGGAAGTTCCTGGAGAAGGAGAGCTGGAGGATCAGGACACTGCTGGAGGGGAAAGAGacagagctggaggagaaagCAAGGCGACTGACAACGCTGGTAAAAGAAAGCGCAGCTCTGAATAAGGAAGTGGATCGGCTGAAGGAGATGTCAGTCAAAGCCAAGGAGTCGGAGCGGGAGAACAAAGAGCTTCAGAAACAGGCAACTATTGACAAGAGGACTTTGGCTACACTGAGAGAGGTGAGAGGAAAACACCGCTCTAAAATACCATGCTTTTCCTCTACCTATTCATGTCACCAAGTAAGACATTTTCATAACCTGTTCCACACCATCagacaaagaatgagcagcttcctcACCGGGTGCCGTTATCCTCAGTAAAGCTGCTACTGCTTGTTCCTCTGCTCATACAGTATGACAATGATTTATATTAAAGCACATTCTAGTAGGTCAAAAACATACTAAACTTGTAAGCATGCGTAATATGAGCTGTTTAGGACACACAACAAGACTTTAGAAGATGAAAAGAACTGAATCAGAATGTAGATTTAGAGTTGACAACTATAGGAACACATGACAAAACAGTTTAACCATAAAATCCATTCATTAGCTTCACATCAGCAGATGAAGTTTGTCCAGCTGTGGTGGAATTTAGAcgtttaaataatattttttctgagCAGGTTCTGGACTTCTTAGTGTCAACTCAAAAAATAGGTTTTAAAGTTCATTTTTGACCTCGTAAAAATATGAGATACTGATATTAACCCAACATCCAGTCTAATAtacattttgtgtagtttttactCAGATGTTTTATGAGCTGTTCACAGATTTGTTTGAGGAGTTTCATAGTTGTGTGCCATGTGTCTTTGTATTTACAGGAACTGGTATCAGAGAAGCTGAATGTTCAGCAGCAGAGTGTCGAGTTAGAGAGACTGAATGAAGAACTGGAGAAGATCGGactgaacagagaaaaactattgcaacaggagcacacactgGAGGACAGGTAGTAATATGTCATAATGTTAGGCAGTTAATCATCTGtaattatctgtaaaattaatCTCAGGTGGGTAATTGAGTTgatttcttttgtgtgtgtgtgtgtgtgtgtgtgtgtttgtgtgtgtgtgtgtgtgtgtgtgtgtgtgtgtgtgtgtgtgtgtgtgtgtgtgtgtgtgtgtctgtgtgtgtgttagtaaGTACAGGCTGCTGGAGTCTCGACTGGAGAAAACGGTTCAACAGACAATGAAGATTAAAGAAGAGAAAATCTCCAATCTGGAAAAGAAACTAGAAGAGAGCAACACACTCAACAGTGCTCTCCGTACGGAGCTGGCCACGGTAAGGATGCACATTCAGATTCTTTCAAGAATATACTTACTTTCTGTATTTTGCTGATGTGTCTGGATGCTGGAGGCATACAacaatcaatatgaaaaaatgtgttttttttcctgctgcaggttCGACAGACGGTGTCTGCTCTGCGTCAACGACAGGAGGTGGAAGAGAACCACAACTCCCAGCAGCGTTCTGGGAACAACCGGGACGCCACGGCTGAGCTGCTTCGAATCAAAGATCATCTCATTGATGTAGAGAAGAATGTAAGATTCTTACATctgaatgaaaatgacaaagaacatCTCATACCATATGTAAATATTTATGATGTTATAGTATTATTAGTACAGTGATCCCTCGTCTATCGCAGGATTTACGTTCCAGAAACCCCCACGATAGgcaaaaatctgcaaagtagcgaccatatgtattatttatatatatattttaaggctttataaaccctcaaCACACTCTTATAAACACTTCCTATGCTCTTAAACACTTTCTACACTCTTAAACCTACGTAGTTTTGACAACATATAAAATTCTATCTGAATATTTACCTGTGAATGAACTACAACttaaatgatgaagatgatgctGAATTAGCTGCAGTACTGATGATGGTGAGATAAAGGTAATGTACAGTGAGAATGGAAAAAATGCTGAACGCTGCTATAAACGAGAGACAGAGAAGACTGATGCTacagtcgctgagccaatcagagcccagcgctgtacgctacgcattttatttacatttaatattcttttaatatgttttaattattattttaaatatatttttaaatttttttttcatttttttagacTAGAACATGCTTATTTTACCaccaaaataatatataaaaatacctatataccGCAAAATCTCACGACATAGCCAAAAATCCGCAATAACAAATACAATTTAGAAATCCGTGATACAGTGGGACCActgtaatgttaaaatattaatatattttcattttctctttctctttgtcttttcatCAATTCggtcattcatttttcatttttgtctcgacATATTATTAGTCCCTGCTTACATGCTCATAAATACTTGATTTAAAGTATTCTGTTCCTAATAGTAGAATTTCCTCTTAATATGTCATACTGATGTTTTGTTCCAGTTGTAAaatctcttcttttttcctgaGTGTTACTTCAGTGTTTCTGGTGTCGTTATTTCCTGCAGAACGCCTCCCTGCAGACGGAGCGCAGTCTCTTAAAGGAGCAGctaaaacagctggaaaaccaAAACACTTCTCTGAACAACCAGATGGTGGCGTTGCAGCGAAACACCACCACCCTGCAGGAGCAGAATTCAACgttgcacacacagacagcaaaaCTACAGGTACGGCTCattcagacacagaaacacagcattTTAAACACACTCTGTAACACTCTCCTGGTGTGTTTTTAAACTTGTTGCCGTCCCAGGTGGAAAACTCCACTCTGTCCTCCCAGAGTGCGTCTCTCATGGCCCAGAACGCGGTGCTGCAGGGTCAGGTCACCGCCTTGGAGACGGAGGTGGAGTCGTGGCAGCGGCAGCGTGAGGAGGCGTGGCGGGGCAGGGAGAGCGTGCTCAGCGATCACGAGCGCCTGCTGAGCGTTCACGAGAGGCAAGCGCACGAGTACGAACAACTGATCAGCCAGCACGCAGCGCTGAAAGGCAAGCAGAGGGCGCTAGAGAGCGAACACAGGACGCTGCACGGCAAGTAAGTGCTCAGCCTCAGAAATAAACTGTTAGGAAAATTGTAATTATGCATTTTTCACTAATTGTTCAGACCTATGACATATTTGAAGTGTCTTTAATAAGCATCTATTTACACAGTCCAGTAACCACATGACCAGAACGTGTCAGTTATAAAAATATAGAGGATAATGAACTCAGTAAGGCCCTGTAGGTGTCAGTATATTTATAGACCACTTTTATTTAACTGCTGCAGAAGAGTCAGATGACAGATGAGCACACGACACGGAGATTATTTTACCAGCATTTCATCAGCTTTCAGTAGACAAAATAGGTGAATTAAGTCTGctgttaatgttaatgtttattttatttttaattatacatttccatgtaaatacAAGAGATTATAGCCGTACAGTTAATTTCCATCTCGAGTTCCATTGGCagatcaaaaataaagaaattacaaataacattaaaccataactgaacaaagacgtacaaaaaagaaaaacaagcaacaaacgATATCACATAGTGCATGCAACAGACAAAAGcagtaattaattaacatttacaaatgattatattgcaaatatgtctttgcttttattgcacatatccctctaTCATTATTGCACATTGATATACTACACTAACCCCTCTGTCACTATAGCATAAGattccactacatttatccCTCTGACACTGTTACATATAATTgtattgcacatttctcttaatTATTATTGCACATATCCATGTCTACATTACACATAATTACCCTATACATGTCCCCTTTAGCACTATTTCACATAATTGTATTGCACAAAGCCCACgtctacacatttaaaacaaattacacaaagtCCACCAGAACAGTGAGCCCCATCAGCAGAGAGTTATGATCACAGATGTGATTTTCTGATAGCCATCCTTTGAGATGTTTAGTAAATGAGTCATGTACAGTAATGTAAAGGCTAAGCTGTTACTGCTGTAAATGTGCTTGATGAAAACCTTTAGGTAGTAATGACTCAGTATGTGTCATTTTAGGAGTTCCAAGCTACACAGACACAAGCTGTAGTTTAGTAGCTATAAATCCATAACTGTATCTGTCCTGTCTAATAGCTGTGCTGTACTTCTAGTTATGAGTTATTATACGGTTGTAATAAATAACTGATTCAAAGTAACACACATTCCACCCTTATAATGCACAACACTCTGTGTAGATCTATATtcagtatataaataaatgtgtggCGTCTCCTGAAACAtaaacatggacacacacaggGATATGCAGGACGTGTTGTCAGTCTGTTAAAAGACATTAATGTTCCTCATGGCTTCCTTCAGACATACACAccacagagatggagagagccACAAatcacatgcatacacacaagaCTCTACATCAGTGTGTCCTCATGTTGTGTGTTCCTACTGGACATTAATGTTCCCGCATGTAGTTCAGACGTGTATTAAGGTGAAAGGGAAATGTAAAAGTTCTGACCTTGCTGTTTCCACTGTGATGGAAAAGTACGCAGGGTGCTCATTCAGATGTGAAAGgtagtgcatgtctgaaaggggctaaGGGTTCTCAGTCGAGTTTAGTTTGTTGATTATTGACAGCTTGGACACACTTTGTGTTTCCCACAGCAGCAGGTCAGTGTTGTTAACCAGCGACAAGGACATCCAGCAAAATACTGCCACTCTGGACTCTTCTTACCTCTTACCTTTAGTTGTATAAATAAATAGCAATTACAGAAGTCCAGAGTTTATACAGTGAATATCTTTGTAAAGGTCTCAAAAGTAGTTCACAAAGTACAGCTGGCAATGAGATTTAgtagatttatatttttattgcagCACTTGTGTGACCAATAGTTAATATGACAGGACTCTGAACTTGTTCACTCCCACAGTGGATGTAGTGCTGCCAGTGTTTCAGAAGCCAAAATACAGTTTATACTAACTGTATTCTAGggtgcctgtatagctcaacgggttaaatGGGTGACCTACAtacagggctggtccctgacACAGCACcctgggtttgattcctgctcatggccctttgctgtaTGTcctccccccactcttctcccccgtttcttgtctgtctttcactgcgcctatcaaataaagccgaaaaggacaaaaaaataacttcaaaaaaaaacacagctagtCTGATGATGTTCACATGTTGGCACATCTTCAGTAACTAATTTAACCAACACAATGCACCGAAAGATGGGACTCGTGACAAATTTCAGAGATTCCACTGTTGCTCTTATGTTAAGATGTATGGTTTTGGGCACTAAATGCCGTACTCAGCTGCATGGTTTCAAACTGTGTGAACAAACGTAGCCCTGAGGATTGACAGAAGATACAATTACAGCTTCCAGCATGCAGAAATAacctctgctgtctgtctgcaggtaTTGTGTTTTGCTGCAGCAGAAGGAGAAATGGGAGGAGCAGGAGGGCCGTGGccagaaagaaaaggaggagctGAACCAGGAGATTCAGAAGAATCGGCTGCTACAGCAAGATAATCTGCAGCTAAAAACAGAACTGGACAGGTACTGTGTTTTTATACACTCTCACACCATTAGACTGTGactaaaatatatgtttttgtagacaaaaaatggcaaactaTTGTCATGATGTGCATCCCAGCACTTCTGTCAAGTCAAGAGTTTATGCTTTTGGGATGGGACTTATAATGAtttctggggggaaaaaatactAAGAAATAAAGctattaatctaattaattttaAACTTTGTTTAACAGGATTCCAGACTAACTTTTCAATCGGTCACACCAGCACATCATTTG is a window from the Amphiprion ocellaris isolate individual 3 ecotype Okinawa chromosome 20, ASM2253959v1, whole genome shotgun sequence genome containing:
- the ccdc88c gene encoding protein Daple, coding for MDVTLSELLAAFMESPLVAWVRTLGPLGSCDDAGSEERVNMFMELVDGVFLHKIMTHIDPSPTNQRLNKNVNNDVSLRLHNLTVLTRHIRTYYQETLQQLIVMPLPNILCIAKDPISAKSMEELKRLLLLILGCAVQCERKEEMIEKIKLLDIETQAAIVSHIQEVTHNQLNVLDLSWLEEGSELAHDELEPLSRNMAASLRQLIDQRDKASEVIVDLTQERDYFSSQQPQEGCRNLGMSSPERGQNSGGVGVNGGLAVSTLTKEEKQHLSVELADTKSKLRRYRQELEEKTEQLMDSKHEVERLDQELQRLKQENQSLSCEARSVRVYRDEVDSLRERAARVDRLETELTRCKEKLNDVHFYKTRVEELREDNLTLMETKVLLEEQLSASRGRCDKLHTLEKDNLLLRAKIHDLEMERDNERRRLEELVEENMLLEIGQKQSMNESAHLGWELEQLTKNHDNTNTETRKSLVHELNECVSSRVLKLEKENRELQASIERLKEENHVLQEQQLHTQELDRENQSLSNKLERLQGLLDQERMTNQDMESLGEELLKEKQCLEREMHALRATKDRQISELESEKQHLSDAVASLQERAQSNSEARVREVEAKNRLLHQSITDTSSRLASLETQLKVVSEEADRLRERAGRCEEVEREAARLERSRDSLSREVESLRECSNQSEVLEKQVSSLEQEVHKLKREAEEAQRELQRLGKQEAENSLLSKENLDLRCSVENLRSSTARLPTLQEELQEVQRERQELQRRLEEASEETQGEKKRAERLELNLAALNQEKRRLEEEVEKSKEERVEVERKRRETQSREEELRREVEELKEERRRREEGDEERKKLQLDLEQSEKGRKFLEKESWRIRTLLEGKETELEEKARRLTTLVKESAALNKEVDRLKEMSVKAKESERENKELQKQATIDKRTLATLREELVSEKLNVQQQSVELERLNEELEKIGLNREKLLQQEHTLEDSKYRLLESRLEKTVQQTMKIKEEKISNLEKKLEESNTLNSALRTELATVRQTVSALRQRQEVEENHNSQQRSGNNRDATAELLRIKDHLIDVEKNNASLQTERSLLKEQLKQLENQNTSLNNQMVALQRNTTTLQEQNSTLHTQTAKLQVENSTLSSQSASLMAQNAVLQGQVTALETEVESWQRQREEAWRGRESVLSDHERLLSVHERQAHEYEQLISQHAALKGKQRALESEHRTLHGKYCVLLQQKEKWEEQEGRGQKEKEELNQEIQKNRLLQQDNLQLKTELDRLTENQSQQTEQSEGLQQRVNELKSSLSSSQLEVSRWMARYDSLMEQHQGLDLTMTKLDNHCELLSRLKGNLEEENHHLLSQINLLSQQNHTLLERSMESKEMYHQEQKLYIDKLNALRRQKEKLEEKIMDQYKFYDPTPKKRSQWSGAKALAKLIKPRKESSRERGGDRDKEGAKDRERAKSAPDIPLPATPSLLPPETPPPPPQRMGSEEGSAAHSNHNNHTSSPVLGPQSPALTPISRGGTDRGRSVYRSSTPGGSNENVNGEDGHGQVQTYKSHLSSTPSHPSSSLGSSSSRLVQGPGRRPRGLFDEHSRHNTSDSVFGPHGNTGGRPGSADFSHNSSTSNSPVNCRDTPDRQVRSASLSSDDVVGLSQSQQSLSRSSTLPYDHTPQRAQPQRGVRSKTRPSSPGSEMVTLEEFLQESNLQSPPVVSTGSREDLMTDYFTRSPAPSAITGRDQATPTSYVTPTIQPSSQRPGQSVKPSPRQPVGQSPASSQPVSQRSSQSLSRAFSLASADLLRSNGPDSFRGNEGSPGQPDVVVRRPGGGANGRERPLSARFAAPAGHHGDGSFVNPTIHHSTSLNLQTERYAERERDRGRTPVSRNSLSTSSTHHRGEVAMVTPVRAVPATRPDDASEHGEVLRDGRSADTSHTKKDGERVRCGSVERPKSTPASPDPNNDPQTVWYEYGCV